In Monomorium pharaonis isolate MP-MQ-018 chromosome 3, ASM1337386v2, whole genome shotgun sequence, a genomic segment contains:
- the LOC105838822 gene encoding prolactin-releasing peptide receptor codes for MDNQNTTAVNNLSEDMMSNLMVQIVFYVIYSIIFVLGILGNVFVIFVVGRNRRMHTVTNLFIANLALSDMLLCFLAVPFTPLYTFLGGWIFGKTLCHLVPYAQAVSVYISTLTLTSIAVDRFLVIIYPFHARMRIKTCLVIIMGIWLIASLITLPFGLYMHMVQDRKHTFWCAENWPSESFRKIFSLLTSILQFIVPFFVIAFCYICVSIKLNDRARAKPGSKSNRREEEDRERKRRTNRMLIAMVSIFGACWLPLNIALIIADFYTDVYYVWPYFRFYFFISHCIAMSSTCYNPFLYAWLNDNFRKEFKQDRSALAHEAFVKSRRAICWDQIYQIQVIITRQVLPCYARNVNGNIPKTMEARRSDKIDNGNNTMQETLLGSNTQKAQNPDGCETIILEKLTNARKLNQASCSQNLDDVL; via the exons ATGGATAACCAAAATACGACTGCAGTAAATAACTTATCCGAGGACATGATGTCAAATCTAATGGTACAAATAGTGTTTTATGTGATCTACAGTATTATCTTCGTACTTGGAATATTAGGTAATGTGTTCGTGATCTTCGTTGTCGGGCGAAATCGTCGAATGCACACAGTTACCAATCTTTTTATCGCGAATCTTGCGCTCAGTGATATGTTGCTGTGCTTTTTGGCTGTGCCTTTTACTCCTTTGTACACTTTCCTAGGCGGTTGGATTTTCGGTAAAACTCTCTGCCATTTGGTACCCTACGCTCAGGCCGTGAGTGTGTATATCAGCACGCTTACATTAACCAGCATAGCAGTTGATCGGTTTCTGGTGATCATCTATCCGTTCCATGCACGAATGAGAATCAAGACATGCCTGGTGATTATCATGGGTATCTGGTTGATCGCATCATTGATTACCCTGCCATTTGGCCTTTATATGCACATGGTGCAGGATAGAAAGCACACCTTCTGGTGCGCGGAGAATTGGCCTAGTGAGTCATTTCGCAAGATCTTCAGTTTGTTGACTTCGATACTACAATTCATCGTGCCATTCTTCGTGATTGCTTTCTGCTACATATGTGTGTCGATCAAGTTGAACGATCGGGCGCGCGCTAAACCCGGTAGCAAGTCCAACAGGCGCGAGGAAGAGGATCGCGAGAGGAAACGCCGAACAAACCGGATGCTGATCGCGATGGTTTCTATATTTGGTGCATGCTGGTTGCCGCTCAACATTGCCCTCATTATTGCTGACTTCTATACGGATGTTTACTACGTTTGGCCCTACTTTCGGTTCTACTTCTTCATATCGCACTGCATCGCAATGAGCAGCACCTGCTACAATCCATTCCTCTATGCTTGGCTCAACGACAATTTCCGGAAGGAATTTAAACAG GACAGATCTGCGCTTGCTCATGAAGCGTTCGTTAAGAGCAGGCGCGCAATATGTTGGGACCAGATATACCAGATTCAAGTCATTATCACAAGACAG gtcCTTCCATGTTATGCAAGAAATGTCAATGGTAATATTCCAAAGACGATGGAAGCTCGCAGAAGTGACAAGATAGATAACGGCAATAATACCATGCAAGAGACTTTACTGGGCAGTAATACGCAGAAAGCGCAGAATCCCGACGGATGCGAGACGATTATACTAGAGAAACTGACAAACGCCAGGAAGCTAAATCAGGCCTCGTGCTCGCAGAATTTAGATGACGTTTTGTAA